Proteins from a genomic interval of Microbacterium phyllosphaerae:
- a CDS encoding YnfA family protein, whose translation MTVLRISILFVLAAVAEIGGAWLIWQAVKENRGWVFAVLGVMALGAYGFIAALQPDANFGRVLASYGGVFIAGSLAWGIIVDGFKPTLWDWVGSAIALVGAAIIILAPTAANTATESVS comes from the coding sequence ATGACCGTCCTGCGCATCAGCATCCTCTTCGTGCTCGCCGCCGTCGCCGAGATCGGCGGAGCCTGGCTCATCTGGCAGGCGGTCAAGGAGAACAGGGGATGGGTCTTCGCCGTGCTCGGTGTCATGGCGCTCGGCGCCTACGGGTTCATCGCGGCGCTCCAGCCCGACGCGAACTTCGGGCGTGTGCTGGCGTCATACGGTGGCGTGTTCATCGCCGGATCCCTGGCGTGGGGGATCATCGTCGACGGCTTCAAGCCGACGCTCTGGGACTGGGTCGGATCCGCGATCGCGCTGGTCGGCGCGGCGATCATCATCCTCGCGCCGACGGCGGCGAACACCGCGACGGAGAGCGTGTCGTAG